Proteins from a genomic interval of Toxoplasma gondii ME49 chromosome Ia, whole genome shotgun sequence:
- a CDS encoding UV excision repair protein Rad23 protein (encoded by transcript TGME49_295340), with translation MKLRIRTLSNEEAELEVGAEETVLNVKEKVEQRWPHMPAARQKLVHAGKILADAQKIKDCSALKENDRLVVMVTKAVSQPAVSSSTAASAAPASAASPSPAETQRGSSAAGSTAGDGESAKSETPGGSGNASGNSGGPANPAHASSPSSAPDATSEGLSRAAAESALFTGPQLEETLTHLVAMGFPRSQAEEAMRAAFNNPDRAVEYLMNGMPPEVSAMLGGDSAETQEAHGDVPPEEGDAEGDEDDENPLGALRHHPAFNQIRQMVQANPAMLPQVLQLIGNSNPQLLELITQNQDAFLEMLQSDQGEGETGAAGTGGFAAPGIIQMTAEEMEALQRLESLGFSRHQAVEAYLACDRNEEMAANYLFENLNDLGDDAGD, from the exons ATGAAGCTGCGCATCCGGACGCTGAGCAATGAGGAGGCGGAGCTCGAGGTCGgggcggaggagacagtcctGAATGTGAAGGAAAAGGTGGAACAGCGGTGGCCTCACATGCCTGCCGCGCGTCAGAAgctggtgcatgcaggaaagATTCTCGCCGACGCACAGAAGATCAAGGACTGCTCTGCCCTCAAGGAAAACGACCGCCTCGTCGTCATGGTCACCAAG GCTGTCTCGCAGCCTGCTGTGTCTTCCTCAACGGCGGCGTCTGCAGCTCCCGCGTCtgccgcctcgccttcgcctgcagaaacacagagagggagtTCTGCAGCAGGCTCGACCGCGGGAGACGGAGAATCTGCGAAGTCGGAGACGCCTGGGGGGTCTGGTAACGCGTCGGGCAACTCTGGAGGTCCTGCAAAtccagcgcatgcgtcgtcACCCTCCTCAGCGCCCGATGCGACTTCAGAGGGTCTCAGCCGCGCGGCCGCAGAGTCCGCGCTCTTCACAGGTCCTCAACTCGAGGAG ACTTTGACGCACTTGGTCGCCATGGGATTTCCTCGCAGCCAAGCCGAGGAGGCGATGCGAGCAGCCTTCAACAACCCCGACCGTGCGGTTGAGTATTTGATGAAT gGCATGCCGCCTGAGGTCTCTGCAATGCTcggtggagacagcgcagaGACTCAGGAGGCGCATGGCGATGTCCCTCCGGAAGAGGGTGATgccgagggagacgaagacgacgaaaaTCCTCTCGGCGCTCTCAGGCACCATCCGGCGTTCAACCAAATTCGACAAATGGTCCAG GCCAATCCGGCGATGCTGCCCCAGGTTCTGCAACTGATTGGAAATTCAAACCCACAGCTTCTGGAA CTCATCACGCAGAATCAAGACGCTTTCCTGGAAATGCTTCAGAGCGACCAgggggagggagagacgggTGCGGCAGGCACAGGAGGCTTTGCTGCACCTGGGATCATTCAAATGACTGCCGAGGAAATGGAAGCTCTGCAAAGG CTCGagtctctcggcttctctcgtcACCAGGCTGTTGAAGCGTATCTTGCCTGCGACAGAAATGAG GAAATGGCGGCGAATTACCTGTTTGAGAATCTGAACGACTTGGGAGACGATGCCGGCGATTGA
- a CDS encoding nucleoside diphosphate kinase, putative (encoded by transcript TGME49_295350): protein MAAKQQERTYIMVKPDGVQRGLVSEVIRRFEQRGYKLVALKMKSPDATLLEEHYADLKGKPFFPGLISYMTSGPVVCMVWEGTDVVKQGRRMLGETRPLESNPGTLRGDFCIDVGRNIVHGSDSVESANKEISLWFTPEEICEWTSAQHKWVYEQ from the exons ATGGCGGCCAAACAACAAGAACGGACCTACATCATGGTCAAGCCCGACGGCGTCCAGCGGGGCCTGGTGAGCGAGGTGATTCGTCGGTTCGAGCAGAGGGGCTACAAGCTCGTCGCTCTCAAGATGAAGTCCCCAGACGCAACTCTGTTGGAGGAGCACTACGCGGACCTCAAGGGCAAGCCTTTCTTTCCAGGCCTCATTTCCTACATGACATCCGGACCCGTTGTGTGCATGGTCTGGGAGGGCACCGACGTCGTCAAGCAGGGTCGCCGCATGCTCGGCGAAACCCGCCCACTCGAGTCGAATCCAG GCACCCTTCGAGGCGACTTCTGCATCGACGTGGGCCGCAACATCGTCCACGGCTCCGACAGCGTCGAGAGCGCCAACAAGGAAATCAGCCTTTGGTTTACCCCAGAGGAGATCTGCGAGTGGACCTCTGCCCAGCACAAGTGGGTGTACGAGCAGTAA
- a CDS encoding hypothetical protein (encoded by transcript TGME49_295370), whose amino-acid sequence MRVLGSPQLPSFRLSDRAGAVIARALSFSSLHRQVTPPTFFSPLVSVRIFGANASGDCSAETHRGPWRLFSSFQQRQRMRSMSSRASAHESATGAPVSGDVSAEKKEGTEARDCRWPEQKGGGDGEAEDSMALNEKRSLLSRVLTLEQRVGALERALRENERQLKEFVIEKVLDLEDELRTLDPRHHTVSAVGSSSRPGEAASEATNCMQPSHVVVESFEGVGETLQGATVESAESVKSESGEGDNPFIIDTPCSVSTVCTDTPRRQRGRSRE is encoded by the exons ATGAGAGTCCTGGGCTCGCCGCAGTTGCCGTCGTTTCGCCTGTCGGACCGGGCGGGGGCGGTGATAGCCAGGgcgctctccttttcttctcttcacagaCAGGTGACTCCTCCGacgtttttctcccctctcgtcTCGGTCAGGATCTTCGGCGCAAACGCCTCAGGTGACTGCTCTGCAGAAACCCACAGAGGGCCGTGGCGACTTTTCAGTTCTTTTCAACAGCGTCAGCGCATGCGGTCCATGAGCTCGAGGGCCTCTGCGCATGAGTCTGCAACCGGCGCGCCGGTCTCTGGGGATGTctccgcagagaagaaggaaggaacagaggcgagagactgCAGATGGCCGGAGCAGAAAGGTGGAGGCGacggggaagcagaagactCAATGGCCCTCAACGAGAAGCgaagtctcctttctcgcgttctgaCGCTCGAACAGCGCGTCGGAGCTCTCGAAAGAGCcttgagagaaaacgaacgacAGCTAAAGGAATTCGTCATCGAAAAA GTCCTCGATCTAGAAGATGAACTTCGCACGCTCGATCCCCGGCACCACACAGTCTCCGCCGTCGGCTCCTCCAGTCGAccaggagaagcagcttcTGAGGCgacgaactgcatgcagccttcGCATGTTGTGGTTGAAAGCTTCGAGGGAGTGGGGGAGACTCTTCAGGGCGCCACCGTCGAGTCGGCAGAGAGCGTAAAAAGCGAGAGTGGTGAGGGAGACAACCCGTTCATCATCGACACCCCCTGCTCGGTCAGCACcgtgtgtacagacaccccacGCAGGCAGCGAGGGAGATCACGCGAGTGA
- a CDS encoding hypothetical protein (encoded by transcript TGME49_295360): MEQQQDELKHSWGANELPAGQQGSPLAERQDKTEQGKGGSAPNHQNHAHFVADEADCSTEDGDESLSYMRRGVYVGRGKNYWPVDYSGYPGDPAGGFRRVSIQITPERMRPRKSILKSRCAAPPLDAKAKMNISFGADQVWNSDSGARPSFSDVPFGRSRSFVFSEEKNGYVDITNGEVEDVVPLGRTASVARTIVDEIQDRLCERKLTTVSILWERFQSHGNMGDKTEGWAPNLGMPRVAMANLPPRYHVKYPGGAPRPTTCGTCGF, translated from the exons ATGGAGCAGCAGCAAGACGAGCTGAAGCATTCCTGGGGCGCGAACGAGCTCCCCGCAGGTCAACAGGGCAGTCCGCTGGCGGAGCGCCAAGACAAAACCGAGCAAGGAAAGGGTGGAAGCGCGCCGAATCATCAAAACCACGCACACTTTGTGGCCGACGAGGCTGACTGCTCCACTGAGGACGGAGATGAGTCTCTCTCCTACATGAGAAGGGGAGTTTACGTGGGTCGGGGGAAAAACTACTGGCCTGTCGATTACTCGGGCTATCCGGGTGACCCAGCGGGCGGCTTCCGAAGAGTCTCTATTCAAATAACACCAGAAAGAATGCGTCCGCGCAAATCCATTCTGAAAAGCCGATGCGCGGCACCACCCCTCGATGCCAAAGCAAAGATGAACATCTCATTCGGTGCAGACCAAGTCTGGAACAGCGACAGCGGTGCACGCCCGAGTTTCTCAG ATGTACCTTTTGGGCGGAGCAGATCTTTCGTGTTTTcggaggaaaaaaacggatACGTCGACATCACCAACggagaagtggaagacgTGGTGCCGCTAGGCAGAACTGCTTCAGTTGCCAGGACAATTGTCGACGAGATCCAGGACCGGCTCTGTGAGAGAAAGCTCACGACCGTCAGCATCCTCTGGGAACGGTTCCAGAGCCATGGCAACATGGGCGACAAAACCGAAGGCTGG GCGCCGAACCTGGGAATGCCACGTGTGGCTATGGCAAATCTTCCTCCACGATACCACGTCAAGTACCCTGGCGGTGCACCCCGCCCGACGACATGCGGAACTTGCGGCTTTTAA